In Toxotes jaculatrix isolate fToxJac2 chromosome 20, fToxJac2.pri, whole genome shotgun sequence, the following proteins share a genomic window:
- the pfkpa gene encoding ATP-dependent 6-phosphofructokinase, platelet type isoform X8, whose protein sequence is MAQPDSKKIFFENLSGAGKAIAVLTSGGDAQGMNAAVRAVVRMGLYVGAKVYFIHEGYQGMVDGGENIREATWESVSSMLQVGGTVIGSARCKEFRSHEGRLKAAHNLVQRGITNLCVIGGDGSLTGANLFREEWSGLLAELVEQGLIEADAVQKYSALHIVGMVGSIDNDFCGTDMTIGTDSALHRIIEVVDAIMTTAQSHQRTFVLEVMGRHCGYLALVSALACGADWVLIPEMPPEDGWEDKMCQKLSATRSRGTRLNIIIVAEGALDRHGKPITSSFVKDLVVKCLGFDTRVTILGHVQRGGTPSAFDRILASRMGVEAVLALLETTANTPACVVSLCGNQSVRLPLMECVQMTQEVQKAMDEKRFEEAVKLRGRSFENNLKTYKLLAHRKPESELPTSNFNVAVLNVGAPAAGMNAAVRSAVRVGISEGHKMFAVSDGFEGFYKGQIKEIKWADVGGWTGQGGSLLGTKRTLPAKHVEKIAEQMRKHNINALLIIGGFEAFLSLLELLTARGKYDELCVPMVMVPATVSNNVPGSDLSIGADTALNAITTTCDRIKQSASGTKRRVFIIETMGGYCGYLASVGGLAAGADAAYIYEEPFDIRDLQANVEHLTEKMKTSIQRGLVLRNENCNENYTTDFIYQLYSEEGRGVFDSRKNVLGHMQQGGAPSPFDRNFGTKISAKAMQWISKKLVETFRQGRVFANTEDSCCLLGMRRRALVFQPVVQLKEETDFVHRIPKEQWWLKLRPLMKILAKYKTSYDVSDSGQLEHVVRNRPKESDASVAM, encoded by the exons ATGGCGCAGCCGGACAGCAAGAAGATCTTCTTTGAGAACCTGTCGGGGGCAGGCAAAGCCATCGCAGTGCTGACGAGCGGAGGGGATGCTCAAG ggaTGAATGCCGCTGTACGTGCTGTGGTTCGAATGGGGTTATATGTGGGTGCAAAAGTTTATTTCATTCATGAG ggATATCAGGGTATGGTGGACGGTGGGGAGAACATAAGGGAAGCCACATGGGAGAGCGTCTCCAGCATGTTACAAGTG GGTGGGACTGTTATTGGCAGCGCCCGCTGCAAAGAGTTTCGCAGTCATGAGGGACGTCTGAAGGCCGCTCACAACCTGGTGCAGCGCGGCATCACCAACCTGTGTGTGATCGGTGGAGATGGCAGCCTGACAGGAGCCAACCTCTTCAGGGAGGAGTGGAGCGGACTGCTGGCGGAACTGGTGGAGCAAG GTCTGATCGAGGCCGACGCTGTGCAGAAGTACTCGGCCCTCCACATCGTGGGGATGGTTGGCTCCATTGACAACGACTTCTGTGGAACCGACATGACAATCGGCACTGACTCCGCTTTGCACAGAATCATTGAGGTGGTGGACGCAATCATGACGACCGCACAGAG ccacCAGAGGACATTCGTGCTGGAGGTCATGGGCAGACACTGTGG CTACCTGGCCTTGGTGAGCGCCCTGGCTTGCGGGGCAGACTGGGTGCTGATCCCTGAGATGCCCCCCGAGGACGGCTGGGAGGATAAGATGTGTCAAAAGCTGTCTGCG ACTCGCTCCAGGGGCACAAGGCTCAACATAATCATAGTTGCAGAGGGAGCCCTTGACAGGCATGGGAAGCCTATAACCTCTAGTTTTGTGAAGGAT CTTGTTGTCAAATGCTTGGGTTTCGACACACGAGTGACAATCCTGGGGCATGTGCAGAGAGGAGGGACCCCGTCTGCTTTCGACCGCATCCTG GCCAGTCGTATGGGTGTGGAGGCCGTACTTGCCCTTCTGGAGACCACGGCCAACACGCCAGCTTGTGTGGTTTCTCTCTGTGGCAACCAATCGGTGCGCCTGCCTCTGATGGAGTGTGTGCAGATG ACTCAGGAGGTCCAGAAGGCCATGGACGAGAAACGGTTCGAGGAGGCCGTTAAGCTTCGGGGCAG GAGTTTTGAAAACAACCTGAAGACGTACAAACTGCTGGCTCATCGCAAACCGGAGTCCGAACTGCCAACT AGCAACTTCAACGTGGCAGTGCTGAATGTTGGTGCCCCCGCGGCGGGCATGAACGCCGCCGTACGTTCAGCCGTCAGGGTGGGCATCTCTGAGGGCCACAAGATGTTTGCTGTCAGTGATGGGTTTGAGGGATTCTACAAAGGACAG ATTAAGGAGATTAAATGGGCTGATGTTGGAGGATGGACGGGACAGGGTGGATCCCTACTGGGAACCAAAAG AACACTTCCTGCAAAGCATGTCGAGAAAATCGCTGAGCAGATGCGAAAGCACAACATAAACGCACTGCTAATTATTGGTGGATTTGAG GCCTTCCTGTCACTGCTGGAATTGTTAACGGCGCGCGGGAAATATGACGAGCTCTGTGTGCCCATGGTCATGGTCCCAGCCACTGTCTCCAACAATGTGCCGGGCTCAGACCTCAGCATTGGCGCTGACACGGCTCTGAACGCCATCACTACT acCTGTGACCGCATCAAGCAGTCGGCCAGCGGCACCAAGAGACGCGTGTTCATCATTGAGACCATGGGAGGCTACTGTGGCTACCTGGCCAGCGTAGGCGGCCTGGCTGCAGGAGCTGATGCCGCGTACATCTACGAGGAGCCGTTTGACATCAGAGACCTGCAG GCCAATGTGGAAcatctgacagagaaaatgaagacgAGCATTCAAAGAGGACTGGTCCTCAG gAATGAGAACTGTAATGAAAACTACACCACAGACTTCATCTACCAGCTGTACTCTGAAGAAGGGAGGGGCGTGTTCGACAGCAGGAAGAACGTGCTGGGACACATGCAGCAG GGAGGAGCGCCGTCTCCGTTTGACCGTAACTTTGGGACAAAGATCTCGGCGAAGGCGATGCAGTGGATTTCCAAAAAGCTGGTGGAGACATTCAGACAAG GCCGAGTGTTTGCCAACACCGAGGACTCGTGCTGCCTGCTGGGGATGCGTCGCAGGGCTCTGGTCTTCCAGCCCGTCGTACAACTCAAGGAGGAGACTGACTTTGT CCACAGGATCCCGAAGGAGCAGTGGTGGCTGAAGCTGCGTCCCCTCATGAAGATCCTGGCTAAATACAAGACGAGCTACGACGTCTCGGACTCCGGTCAGCTGGAGCACGTCGTACGCAACCGGCCGAAAGAGTCGGACGCTTCAGTAGCCATGTGA
- the pfkpa gene encoding ATP-dependent 6-phosphofructokinase, platelet type isoform X5, with translation MAQPDSKKIFFENLSGAGKAIAVLTSGGDAQGMNAAVRAVVRMGLYVGAKVYFIHEGYQGMVDGGENIREATWESVSSMLQVGGTVIGSARCKEFRSHEGRLKAAHNLVQRGITNLCVIGGDGSLTGANLFREEWSGLLAELVEQGLIEADAVQKYSALHIVGMVGSIDNDFCGTDMTIGTDSALHRIIEVVDAIMTTAQSHQRTFVLEVMGRHCGYLALVSALACGADWVLIPEMPPEDGWEDKMCQKLSANRAGMKRLNIIIVAEGAIDHNNKPITTEYIKNLVVKCLGFDTRVTILGHVQRGGTPSAFDRILASRMGVEAVLALLETTANTPACVVSLCGNQSVRLPLMECVQMTQEVQKAMDEKRFEEAVKLRGRSFENNLKTYKLLAHRKPESELPTSNFNVAVLNVGAPAAGMNAAVRSAVRVGISEGHKMFAVSDGFEGFYKGQIKEIKWADVGGWTGQGGSLLGTKRTLPAKHVEKIAEQMRKHNINALLIIGGFEAFESLLQLYEARATYEEFCIPMCMLPATISNNVPGTDLSIGADTALNAIVETCDRIKQSASGTKRRVFIIETMGGYCGYLASVGGLAAGADAAYIYEEPFDIRDLQANVEHLTEKMKTSIQRGLVLRNENCNENYTTDFIYQLYSEEGRGVFDSRKNVLGHMQQGGAPSPFDRNFGTKISAKAMQWISKKLVETFRQGRVFANTEDSCCLLGMRRRALVFQPVVQLKEETDFVHRIPKEQWWLKLRPLMKILAKYKTSYDVSDSGQLEHVVRNRPKESDASVAM, from the exons ATGGCGCAGCCGGACAGCAAGAAGATCTTCTTTGAGAACCTGTCGGGGGCAGGCAAAGCCATCGCAGTGCTGACGAGCGGAGGGGATGCTCAAG ggaTGAATGCCGCTGTACGTGCTGTGGTTCGAATGGGGTTATATGTGGGTGCAAAAGTTTATTTCATTCATGAG ggATATCAGGGTATGGTGGACGGTGGGGAGAACATAAGGGAAGCCACATGGGAGAGCGTCTCCAGCATGTTACAAGTG GGTGGGACTGTTATTGGCAGCGCCCGCTGCAAAGAGTTTCGCAGTCATGAGGGACGTCTGAAGGCCGCTCACAACCTGGTGCAGCGCGGCATCACCAACCTGTGTGTGATCGGTGGAGATGGCAGCCTGACAGGAGCCAACCTCTTCAGGGAGGAGTGGAGCGGACTGCTGGCGGAACTGGTGGAGCAAG GTCTGATCGAGGCCGACGCTGTGCAGAAGTACTCGGCCCTCCACATCGTGGGGATGGTTGGCTCCATTGACAACGACTTCTGTGGAACCGACATGACAATCGGCACTGACTCCGCTTTGCACAGAATCATTGAGGTGGTGGACGCAATCATGACGACCGCACAGAG ccacCAGAGGACATTCGTGCTGGAGGTCATGGGCAGACACTGTGG CTACCTGGCCTTGGTGAGCGCCCTGGCTTGCGGGGCAGACTGGGTGCTGATCCCTGAGATGCCCCCCGAGGACGGCTGGGAGGATAAGATGTGTCAAAAGCTGTCTGCG AACCGAGCAGGGATGAAAAGGCTGAATATCATAATTGTAGCCGAAGGCGCGATTGATCATAACAACAAGCCCATTACCACAGAATATATTAAGAAT CTTGTTGTCAAATGCTTGGGTTTCGACACACGAGTGACAATCCTGGGGCATGTGCAGAGAGGAGGGACCCCGTCTGCTTTCGACCGCATCCTG GCCAGTCGTATGGGTGTGGAGGCCGTACTTGCCCTTCTGGAGACCACGGCCAACACGCCAGCTTGTGTGGTTTCTCTCTGTGGCAACCAATCGGTGCGCCTGCCTCTGATGGAGTGTGTGCAGATG ACTCAGGAGGTCCAGAAGGCCATGGACGAGAAACGGTTCGAGGAGGCCGTTAAGCTTCGGGGCAG GAGTTTTGAAAACAACCTGAAGACGTACAAACTGCTGGCTCATCGCAAACCGGAGTCCGAACTGCCAACT AGCAACTTCAACGTGGCAGTGCTGAATGTTGGTGCCCCCGCGGCGGGCATGAACGCCGCCGTACGTTCAGCCGTCAGGGTGGGCATCTCTGAGGGCCACAAGATGTTTGCTGTCAGTGATGGGTTTGAGGGATTCTACAAAGGACAG ATTAAGGAGATTAAATGGGCTGATGTTGGAGGATGGACGGGACAGGGTGGATCCCTACTGGGAACCAAAAG AACACTTCCTGCAAAGCATGTCGAGAAAATCGCTGAGCAGATGCGAAAGCACAACATAAACGCACTGCTAATTATTGGTGGATTTGAG GCGTTTGAGAGTCTGCTGCAGCTGTATGAGGCTCGCGCTACCTATGAGGAGTTTTGCATCCCGATGTGTATGCTGCCTGCCACCATAAGTAACAATGTACCCGGCACAGATCTAAGTATCGGGGCAGACACGGCCCTCAATGCCATCGTGGAG acCTGTGACCGCATCAAGCAGTCGGCCAGCGGCACCAAGAGACGCGTGTTCATCATTGAGACCATGGGAGGCTACTGTGGCTACCTGGCCAGCGTAGGCGGCCTGGCTGCAGGAGCTGATGCCGCGTACATCTACGAGGAGCCGTTTGACATCAGAGACCTGCAG GCCAATGTGGAAcatctgacagagaaaatgaagacgAGCATTCAAAGAGGACTGGTCCTCAG gAATGAGAACTGTAATGAAAACTACACCACAGACTTCATCTACCAGCTGTACTCTGAAGAAGGGAGGGGCGTGTTCGACAGCAGGAAGAACGTGCTGGGACACATGCAGCAG GGAGGAGCGCCGTCTCCGTTTGACCGTAACTTTGGGACAAAGATCTCGGCGAAGGCGATGCAGTGGATTTCCAAAAAGCTGGTGGAGACATTCAGACAAG GCCGAGTGTTTGCCAACACCGAGGACTCGTGCTGCCTGCTGGGGATGCGTCGCAGGGCTCTGGTCTTCCAGCCCGTCGTACAACTCAAGGAGGAGACTGACTTTGT CCACAGGATCCCGAAGGAGCAGTGGTGGCTGAAGCTGCGTCCCCTCATGAAGATCCTGGCTAAATACAAGACGAGCTACGACGTCTCGGACTCCGGTCAGCTGGAGCACGTCGTACGCAACCGGCCGAAAGAGTCGGACGCTTCAGTAGCCATGTGA
- the pfkpa gene encoding ATP-dependent 6-phosphofructokinase, platelet type isoform X7, which produces MAQPDSKKIFFENLSGAGKAIAVLTSGGDAQGMNAAVRAVVRMGLYVGAKVYFIHEGYQGMVDGGENIREATWESVSSMLQVGGTVIGSARCKEFRSHEGRLKAAHNLVQRGITNLCVIGGDGSLTGANLFREEWSGLLAELVEQGLIEADAVQKYSALHIVGMVGSIDNDFCGTDMTIGTDSALHRIIEVVDAIMTTAQSHQRTFVLEVMGRHCGYLALVSALACGADWVLIPEMPPEDGWEDKMCQKLSATRSRGTRLNIIIVAEGALDRHGKPITSSFVKDLVVKCLGFDTRVTILGHVQRGGTPSAFDRILASRMGVEAVLALLETTANTPACVVSLCGNQSVRLPLMECVQMTQEVQKAMDEKRFEEAVKLRGRSFENNLKTYKLLAHRKPESELPTSNFNVAVLNVGAPAAGMNAAVRSAVRVGISEGHKMFAVSDGFEGFYKGQIKEIKWADVGGWTGQGGSLLGTKRTLPAKHVEKIAEQMRKHNINALLIIGGFEAFESLLQLYEARATYEEFCIPMCMLPATISNNVPGTDLSIGADTALNAIVETCDRIKQSASGTKRRVFIIETMGGYCGYLASVGGLAAGADAAYIYEEPFDIRDLQANVEHLTEKMKTSIQRGLVLRNENCNENYTTDFIYQLYSEEGRGVFDSRKNVLGHMQQGGAPSPFDRNFGTKISAKAMQWISKKLVETFRQGRVFANTEDSCCLLGMRRRALVFQPVVQLKEETDFVHRIPKEQWWLKLRPLMKILAKYKTSYDVSDSGQLEHVVRNRPKESDASVAM; this is translated from the exons ATGGCGCAGCCGGACAGCAAGAAGATCTTCTTTGAGAACCTGTCGGGGGCAGGCAAAGCCATCGCAGTGCTGACGAGCGGAGGGGATGCTCAAG ggaTGAATGCCGCTGTACGTGCTGTGGTTCGAATGGGGTTATATGTGGGTGCAAAAGTTTATTTCATTCATGAG ggATATCAGGGTATGGTGGACGGTGGGGAGAACATAAGGGAAGCCACATGGGAGAGCGTCTCCAGCATGTTACAAGTG GGTGGGACTGTTATTGGCAGCGCCCGCTGCAAAGAGTTTCGCAGTCATGAGGGACGTCTGAAGGCCGCTCACAACCTGGTGCAGCGCGGCATCACCAACCTGTGTGTGATCGGTGGAGATGGCAGCCTGACAGGAGCCAACCTCTTCAGGGAGGAGTGGAGCGGACTGCTGGCGGAACTGGTGGAGCAAG GTCTGATCGAGGCCGACGCTGTGCAGAAGTACTCGGCCCTCCACATCGTGGGGATGGTTGGCTCCATTGACAACGACTTCTGTGGAACCGACATGACAATCGGCACTGACTCCGCTTTGCACAGAATCATTGAGGTGGTGGACGCAATCATGACGACCGCACAGAG ccacCAGAGGACATTCGTGCTGGAGGTCATGGGCAGACACTGTGG CTACCTGGCCTTGGTGAGCGCCCTGGCTTGCGGGGCAGACTGGGTGCTGATCCCTGAGATGCCCCCCGAGGACGGCTGGGAGGATAAGATGTGTCAAAAGCTGTCTGCG ACTCGCTCCAGGGGCACAAGGCTCAACATAATCATAGTTGCAGAGGGAGCCCTTGACAGGCATGGGAAGCCTATAACCTCTAGTTTTGTGAAGGAT CTTGTTGTCAAATGCTTGGGTTTCGACACACGAGTGACAATCCTGGGGCATGTGCAGAGAGGAGGGACCCCGTCTGCTTTCGACCGCATCCTG GCCAGTCGTATGGGTGTGGAGGCCGTACTTGCCCTTCTGGAGACCACGGCCAACACGCCAGCTTGTGTGGTTTCTCTCTGTGGCAACCAATCGGTGCGCCTGCCTCTGATGGAGTGTGTGCAGATG ACTCAGGAGGTCCAGAAGGCCATGGACGAGAAACGGTTCGAGGAGGCCGTTAAGCTTCGGGGCAG GAGTTTTGAAAACAACCTGAAGACGTACAAACTGCTGGCTCATCGCAAACCGGAGTCCGAACTGCCAACT AGCAACTTCAACGTGGCAGTGCTGAATGTTGGTGCCCCCGCGGCGGGCATGAACGCCGCCGTACGTTCAGCCGTCAGGGTGGGCATCTCTGAGGGCCACAAGATGTTTGCTGTCAGTGATGGGTTTGAGGGATTCTACAAAGGACAG ATTAAGGAGATTAAATGGGCTGATGTTGGAGGATGGACGGGACAGGGTGGATCCCTACTGGGAACCAAAAG AACACTTCCTGCAAAGCATGTCGAGAAAATCGCTGAGCAGATGCGAAAGCACAACATAAACGCACTGCTAATTATTGGTGGATTTGAG GCGTTTGAGAGTCTGCTGCAGCTGTATGAGGCTCGCGCTACCTATGAGGAGTTTTGCATCCCGATGTGTATGCTGCCTGCCACCATAAGTAACAATGTACCCGGCACAGATCTAAGTATCGGGGCAGACACGGCCCTCAATGCCATCGTGGAG acCTGTGACCGCATCAAGCAGTCGGCCAGCGGCACCAAGAGACGCGTGTTCATCATTGAGACCATGGGAGGCTACTGTGGCTACCTGGCCAGCGTAGGCGGCCTGGCTGCAGGAGCTGATGCCGCGTACATCTACGAGGAGCCGTTTGACATCAGAGACCTGCAG GCCAATGTGGAAcatctgacagagaaaatgaagacgAGCATTCAAAGAGGACTGGTCCTCAG gAATGAGAACTGTAATGAAAACTACACCACAGACTTCATCTACCAGCTGTACTCTGAAGAAGGGAGGGGCGTGTTCGACAGCAGGAAGAACGTGCTGGGACACATGCAGCAG GGAGGAGCGCCGTCTCCGTTTGACCGTAACTTTGGGACAAAGATCTCGGCGAAGGCGATGCAGTGGATTTCCAAAAAGCTGGTGGAGACATTCAGACAAG GCCGAGTGTTTGCCAACACCGAGGACTCGTGCTGCCTGCTGGGGATGCGTCGCAGGGCTCTGGTCTTCCAGCCCGTCGTACAACTCAAGGAGGAGACTGACTTTGT CCACAGGATCCCGAAGGAGCAGTGGTGGCTGAAGCTGCGTCCCCTCATGAAGATCCTGGCTAAATACAAGACGAGCTACGACGTCTCGGACTCCGGTCAGCTGGAGCACGTCGTACGCAACCGGCCGAAAGAGTCGGACGCTTCAGTAGCCATGTGA
- the pfkpa gene encoding ATP-dependent 6-phosphofructokinase, platelet type isoform X6, with product MAQPDSKKIFFENLSGAGKAIAVLTSGGDAQGMNAAVRAVVRMGLYVGAKVYFIHEGYQGMVDGGENIREATWESVSSMLQVGGTVIGSARCKEFRSHEGRLKAAHNLVQRGITNLCVIGGDGSLTGANLFREEWSGLLAELVEQGLIEADAVQKYSALHIVGMVGSIDNDFCGTDMTIGTDSALHRIIEVVDAIMTTAQSHQRTFVLEVMGRHCGYLALVSALACGADWVLIPEMPPEDGWEDKMCQKLSANRAGMKRLNIIIVAEGAIDHNNKPITTEYIKNLVVKCLGFDTRVTILGHVQRGGTPSAFDRILASRMGVEAVLALLETTANTPACVVSLCGNQSVRLPLMECVQMTQEVQKAMDEKRFEEAVKLRGRSFENNLKTYKLLAHRKPESELPTSNFNVAVLNVGAPAAGMNAAVRSAVRVGISEGHKMFAVSDGFEGFYKGQIKEIKWADVGGWTGQGGSLLGTKRTLPAKHVEKIAEQMRKHNINALLIIGGFEAFLSLLELLTARGKYDELCVPMVMVPATVSNNVPGSDLSIGADTALNAITTTCDRIKQSASGTKRRVFIIETMGGYCGYLASVGGLAAGADAAYIYEEPFDIRDLQANVEHLTEKMKTSIQRGLVLRNENCNENYTTDFIYQLYSEEGRGVFDSRKNVLGHMQQGGAPSPFDRNFGTKISAKAMQWISKKLVETFRQGRVFANTEDSCCLLGMRRRALVFQPVVQLKEETDFVHRIPKEQWWLKLRPLMKILAKYKTSYDVSDSGQLEHVVRNRPKESDASVAM from the exons ATGGCGCAGCCGGACAGCAAGAAGATCTTCTTTGAGAACCTGTCGGGGGCAGGCAAAGCCATCGCAGTGCTGACGAGCGGAGGGGATGCTCAAG ggaTGAATGCCGCTGTACGTGCTGTGGTTCGAATGGGGTTATATGTGGGTGCAAAAGTTTATTTCATTCATGAG ggATATCAGGGTATGGTGGACGGTGGGGAGAACATAAGGGAAGCCACATGGGAGAGCGTCTCCAGCATGTTACAAGTG GGTGGGACTGTTATTGGCAGCGCCCGCTGCAAAGAGTTTCGCAGTCATGAGGGACGTCTGAAGGCCGCTCACAACCTGGTGCAGCGCGGCATCACCAACCTGTGTGTGATCGGTGGAGATGGCAGCCTGACAGGAGCCAACCTCTTCAGGGAGGAGTGGAGCGGACTGCTGGCGGAACTGGTGGAGCAAG GTCTGATCGAGGCCGACGCTGTGCAGAAGTACTCGGCCCTCCACATCGTGGGGATGGTTGGCTCCATTGACAACGACTTCTGTGGAACCGACATGACAATCGGCACTGACTCCGCTTTGCACAGAATCATTGAGGTGGTGGACGCAATCATGACGACCGCACAGAG ccacCAGAGGACATTCGTGCTGGAGGTCATGGGCAGACACTGTGG CTACCTGGCCTTGGTGAGCGCCCTGGCTTGCGGGGCAGACTGGGTGCTGATCCCTGAGATGCCCCCCGAGGACGGCTGGGAGGATAAGATGTGTCAAAAGCTGTCTGCG AACCGAGCAGGGATGAAAAGGCTGAATATCATAATTGTAGCCGAAGGCGCGATTGATCATAACAACAAGCCCATTACCACAGAATATATTAAGAAT CTTGTTGTCAAATGCTTGGGTTTCGACACACGAGTGACAATCCTGGGGCATGTGCAGAGAGGAGGGACCCCGTCTGCTTTCGACCGCATCCTG GCCAGTCGTATGGGTGTGGAGGCCGTACTTGCCCTTCTGGAGACCACGGCCAACACGCCAGCTTGTGTGGTTTCTCTCTGTGGCAACCAATCGGTGCGCCTGCCTCTGATGGAGTGTGTGCAGATG ACTCAGGAGGTCCAGAAGGCCATGGACGAGAAACGGTTCGAGGAGGCCGTTAAGCTTCGGGGCAG GAGTTTTGAAAACAACCTGAAGACGTACAAACTGCTGGCTCATCGCAAACCGGAGTCCGAACTGCCAACT AGCAACTTCAACGTGGCAGTGCTGAATGTTGGTGCCCCCGCGGCGGGCATGAACGCCGCCGTACGTTCAGCCGTCAGGGTGGGCATCTCTGAGGGCCACAAGATGTTTGCTGTCAGTGATGGGTTTGAGGGATTCTACAAAGGACAG ATTAAGGAGATTAAATGGGCTGATGTTGGAGGATGGACGGGACAGGGTGGATCCCTACTGGGAACCAAAAG AACACTTCCTGCAAAGCATGTCGAGAAAATCGCTGAGCAGATGCGAAAGCACAACATAAACGCACTGCTAATTATTGGTGGATTTGAG GCCTTCCTGTCACTGCTGGAATTGTTAACGGCGCGCGGGAAATATGACGAGCTCTGTGTGCCCATGGTCATGGTCCCAGCCACTGTCTCCAACAATGTGCCGGGCTCAGACCTCAGCATTGGCGCTGACACGGCTCTGAACGCCATCACTACT acCTGTGACCGCATCAAGCAGTCGGCCAGCGGCACCAAGAGACGCGTGTTCATCATTGAGACCATGGGAGGCTACTGTGGCTACCTGGCCAGCGTAGGCGGCCTGGCTGCAGGAGCTGATGCCGCGTACATCTACGAGGAGCCGTTTGACATCAGAGACCTGCAG GCCAATGTGGAAcatctgacagagaaaatgaagacgAGCATTCAAAGAGGACTGGTCCTCAG gAATGAGAACTGTAATGAAAACTACACCACAGACTTCATCTACCAGCTGTACTCTGAAGAAGGGAGGGGCGTGTTCGACAGCAGGAAGAACGTGCTGGGACACATGCAGCAG GGAGGAGCGCCGTCTCCGTTTGACCGTAACTTTGGGACAAAGATCTCGGCGAAGGCGATGCAGTGGATTTCCAAAAAGCTGGTGGAGACATTCAGACAAG GCCGAGTGTTTGCCAACACCGAGGACTCGTGCTGCCTGCTGGGGATGCGTCGCAGGGCTCTGGTCTTCCAGCCCGTCGTACAACTCAAGGAGGAGACTGACTTTGT CCACAGGATCCCGAAGGAGCAGTGGTGGCTGAAGCTGCGTCCCCTCATGAAGATCCTGGCTAAATACAAGACGAGCTACGACGTCTCGGACTCCGGTCAGCTGGAGCACGTCGTACGCAACCGGCCGAAAGAGTCGGACGCTTCAGTAGCCATGTGA